In the genome of Hymenobacter taeanensis, one region contains:
- a CDS encoding biliverdin-producing heme oxygenase yields the protein MSITSGTPVILQRLRSETRPYHDALEQNEFNQSLSAGQASAGATQWFLAKLYGFLKPYEARLDNHSFGPAWDIEQRHRAHLILADVPTNAPLPLCPDMPPLTTWPQLLGAMYVLEGSTLGGQVITRQLAQAGIGSRTYFTGYAEQTGPMWKRFCQLLAEEATPANQAEIVASASLTFQKLHAWINQP from the coding sequence ATGTCCATTACCTCCGGAACCCCTGTCATTCTGCAACGTCTGCGCAGTGAAACCCGCCCCTATCACGACGCCCTGGAGCAGAATGAATTCAACCAGTCTTTATCGGCTGGTCAGGCCTCAGCCGGAGCAACGCAGTGGTTTCTGGCTAAGCTATACGGTTTTCTGAAGCCCTATGAGGCGCGGCTAGACAACCACAGCTTTGGGCCGGCCTGGGACATAGAGCAGCGCCACCGGGCCCACCTGATTCTGGCCGACGTACCTACCAATGCCCCGTTACCCCTGTGCCCCGATATGCCGCCACTTACCACCTGGCCCCAGCTACTGGGGGCCATGTACGTACTGGAGGGCTCTACTCTTGGGGGCCAGGTAATTACGCGGCAGCTTGCCCAGGCGGGCATTGGGAGCCGCACCTACTTTACGGGCTACGCCGAGCAGACGGGCCCCATGTGGAAGCGCTTCTGCCAGCTCCTTGCGGAGGAAGCCACCCCTGCCAACCAGGCCGAGATTGTAGCGTCGGCTAGCCTCACGTTTCAAAAACTACACGCGTGGATCAATCAGCCGTAA